In Thunnus thynnus chromosome 20, fThuThy2.1, whole genome shotgun sequence, a single window of DNA contains:
- the LOC137172436 gene encoding gap junction delta-3 protein-like codes for MGEWGLLGTLFDSLQVHSPMLGRFWLLLMLVFRILILGTVASDLFEDEQEEFACNTLQPGCKQVCYDMAFPISQYRFWVFHIVLIATPSMLFLMYAMHHNNKRTNRPKNSQLSSQDYRETLNLRRLYIINVAFRIVAEIGFLVGQWLLYGFKVEAQFPCSRFPCPYTVDCFTSRPAEKTVFLYFYFGVGVLAAFSSCTELFYSSAKWFCSGKDRYTPERSCVCQNLHNFKHEEAEGEEKQQGKTGSESAPSSVRLKGGSLRNSTGRKVSSIGGKYRNGKYVSSRTLMV; via the coding sequence ATGGGTGAATGGGGCCTCCTCGGTACGCTCTTTGATAGCCTCCAGGTTCACTCGCCGATGCTTGGTCGTTTCTGGCTCCTGCTCATGCTTGTCTTTAGGATACTGATCCTGGGTACCGTGGCCAGTGACCTGTTTGAGGATGAGCAAGAAGAGTTTGCCTGCAACACACTCCAGCCGGGCTGCAAACAGGTGTGCTACGACATGGCCTTCCCGATCTCCCAGTACCGATTCTGGGTGTTTCACATCGTCCTCATCGCAACACCTTCCATGCTTTTCCTCATGTATGCCATGCACCACAACAACAAGAGGACCAACCGCCCCAAAAACAGCCAACTTAGCAGCCAGGACTACAGAGAGACCCTTAATTTAAGGAGGCTGTACATTATCAACGTGGCCTTCCGTATAGTTGCAGAAATTGGCTTTCTAGTGGGCCAGTGGTTGCTGTACGGCTTCAAGGTGGAGGCCCAGTTCCCTTGTAGCCGCTTTCCTTGCCCTTACACAGTGGACTGCTTCACCTCACgtcctgcagagaaaacagtctTTCTCTACTTCTACTTCGGTGTAGGGGTTTTGGCGGCGTTCTCCAGCTGCACAGAGCTTTTCTACAGCTCCGCAAAGTGGTTTTGTAGTGGCAAGGACCGCTACACACCGGAACGCTCCTGTGTCTGCCAGAACCTCCACAACTTCAAGCATgaagaggcagagggagaggagaaacagCAAGGAAAGACAGGGTCAGAGAGTGCACCCAGCAGTGTGAGACTGAAGGGAGGATCGCTGAGGAACAGCACCGGTAGGAAGGTCTCCAGCATTGGTGGGAAGTACAGGAACGGCAAATATGTGAGCAGCAGGACACTCATGGTGTGA